Below is a genomic region from Delftia tsuruhatensis.
TCTAGCCATTTTTCCCTGGCTGTGCTGCTTGGCGCCATGGCCGTTTCCGCACATGCCCAGGAGTTCAAGGCCGGCTTTGTGAACACGGACCGTATCTTCCGTGAGGCATCGACCGCCAAGGCTGCGCAGTCCAAGCTGGAGCAGGAGTTCTCCAAGCGCGAGAAGGAACTGGTCGACCAGGGCAACGCACTCAAGAGCGCATCGGAGAAATTCGAACGCGAAGCGCCCACCATGGCCGAGAGCCAGCGCGTCTCGCGCCAGCGCCAGCTGGTGGACCAGGACCGCGAGTTCCAGCGCAAGCGCCGTGAGTTCCAGGAAGACCTGAACTC
It encodes:
- a CDS encoding OmpH family outer membrane protein, coding for MKSLSSHFSLAVLLGAMAVSAHAQEFKAGFVNTDRIFREASTAKAAQSKLEQEFSKREKELVDQGNALKSASEKFEREAPTMAESQRVSRQRQLVDQDREFQRKRREFQEDLNSRKNEELAQVLDRANKVVKQVAEAEKYDVILQEAVYINPKYDITDKVIKALNGGGK